From Methanocella paludicola SANAE, a single genomic window includes:
- a CDS encoding PAS domain S-box protein: protein MYDKDKAMEQLISELQELRAKVNKNIQYPARNDVEEELHRANRALRVLSDCTKTMIKAEDETALLKDICRIMVDVGGYRLAWIGYIENDEHKTVRPIARAGYDEGYVDSLMIALNDPVRGNGPTGICMKTGKPYGSRDVRSDKKMLPWQEDALKRGYLSTLNLPIVYEKHVIGSLAIYSGNEDAFDRGERELLFELAQTLAYGITAIRERVRRRKAEDALRESEERFSYALKAAREGIWDWNMETNEVYYSPRYKEMLGYTEDEIEPHASAWMRLMHPDDRERARLVVDAVVRGEREYEMEFRMLHKDGHYVEILSRGYPIRHGAGGPVTRIVGTHMDITERNRMAEELRKARDGLGVRVRERTAELQQSNDELNAQMEERKRAEEALRESEERFRALADNIPNLAWMANADGWIFWYNRQWYDYTGTTLEEMQGWGWQKVHHPDYVEAVTGEWSASIREGKPYDNIFPLRGKDGNYRWFLTRVTPIKGGDGKIRRWFGTNTDITERKQAEEELLSAQAQAELYLDLMGHDINNMNQVGLGYLEIALQTLKEDGRIEVKDVELLEKPLQSILDSTRLIDNVRKLRSAKSREHQLQTIDLKEILLGIKEQFSKANGRHVTINYAPVGGHVLATGLVKDVFVNIVGNAVKHSDDNKPLEISITQFRVYGTDESYHKIMIEDNGPGIPDELKTRIFNRFERGNTKAKGKGLGLYLVKTLVHEFNGKIWVEDRVSGDYTKGARFVVMLPAV from the coding sequence GTGTATGATAAGGATAAGGCCATGGAGCAGCTTATATCCGAGTTACAGGAGCTGAGGGCTAAGGTTAATAAGAATATTCAGTATCCCGCCCGGAATGATGTAGAGGAAGAGCTGCACAGGGCCAACCGTGCATTACGCGTTCTGTCCGATTGCACAAAAACGATGATAAAGGCCGAAGATGAAACAGCACTTTTAAAGGATATTTGCCGTATAATGGTAGATGTCGGCGGGTATCGTCTGGCCTGGATCGGCTACATCGAGAACGATGAACATAAGACCGTGCGCCCCATCGCCAGGGCGGGCTATGATGAAGGCTATGTTGACAGTTTAATGATCGCCCTCAACGACCCAGTCAGGGGTAACGGCCCGACGGGCATCTGTATGAAGACGGGGAAGCCCTATGGGTCACGGGATGTCAGGTCGGATAAGAAGATGCTGCCCTGGCAAGAAGACGCGTTAAAGCGGGGCTATTTATCAACCCTCAACCTTCCCATCGTTTATGAAAAACACGTTATCGGCTCCCTTGCCATCTATTCCGGCAACGAGGATGCCTTCGACAGAGGAGAACGGGAGCTCTTATTCGAGTTGGCCCAAACCCTGGCCTATGGTATCACCGCGATCAGGGAACGGGTCCGGCGCAGAAAGGCGGAGGATGCGCTGCGTGAGAGCGAGGAACGGTTCAGCTATGCCCTTAAGGCGGCCCGGGAAGGGATATGGGACTGGAACATGGAGACTAACGAGGTCTATTACTCCCCTCGTTACAAGGAGATGCTCGGTTACACGGAGGACGAGATCGAGCCGCATGCCAGTGCCTGGATGCGCCTGATGCATCCCGATGACCGTGAACGAGCCCGGCTGGTGGTGGACGCTGTCGTGCGCGGCGAGCGGGAATACGAGATGGAATTCCGCATGCTGCATAAGGATGGCCATTACGTGGAAATTCTCTCGCGTGGCTACCCGATCCGCCATGGGGCCGGTGGCCCTGTCACCAGGATCGTGGGAACCCACATGGATATCACCGAGCGCAATCGGATGGCGGAGGAATTGCGCAAAGCCCGGGACGGGCTTGGGGTGAGAGTGCGGGAAAGGACCGCCGAGCTCCAGCAGTCGAATGACGAGCTCAATGCACAAATGGAAGAGCGCAAGCGGGCCGAGGAGGCTTTGCGTGAGAGCGAGGAGCGGTTCCGCGCTCTCGCGGACAATATTCCCAATCTGGCGTGGATGGCGAATGCTGATGGCTGGATCTTCTGGTATAACCGGCAGTGGTATGATTACACGGGGACGACGCTGGAGGAGATGCAGGGCTGGGGATGGCAGAAGGTCCATCACCCGGACTATGTCGAGGCCGTCACCGGGGAGTGGTCCGCCAGTATCAGAGAGGGTAAGCCGTACGATAACATTTTCCCATTGAGAGGTAAGGACGGGAACTATCGGTGGTTCCTCACGAGGGTCACGCCCATCAAAGGCGGGGATGGGAAAATTCGGCGCTGGTTCGGCACCAACACGGACATCACCGAACGGAAGCAGGCCGAGGAAGAGCTGTTATCGGCACAGGCGCAGGCCGAGCTGTACCTGGACTTGATGGGCCACGACATCAACAACATGAACCAGGTAGGCCTGGGTTACCTGGAGATCGCGCTCCAGACATTAAAAGAAGACGGCAGGATCGAGGTGAAGGATGTAGAACTCCTGGAAAAGCCGCTCCAGTCGATCCTGGACAGCACCCGGCTCATCGATAATGTGCGCAAACTCCGGTCGGCGAAGTCCAGGGAACACCAGCTTCAGACCATCGACCTGAAAGAGATACTCCTGGGCATTAAGGAACAGTTCTCAAAGGCCAACGGCAGGCATGTCACGATCAATTATGCGCCGGTCGGGGGCCATGTCCTGGCGACGGGGCTGGTCAAGGACGTGTTCGTCAATATCGTCGGTAACGCCGTTAAGCACTCGGACGATAATAAACCCCTTGAGATCAGCATAACCCAGTTTCGGGTATACGGGACGGACGAGAGCTATCATAAGATCATGATCGAGGATAATGGTCCCGGCATACCGGATGAACTTAAAACGCGTATATTCAACCGGTTCGAGCGCGGGAATACGAAGGCAAAGGGCAAGGGCCTGGGCCTATACCTGGTGAAGACGCTCGTACATGAGTTCAACGGTAAGATCTGGGTCGAGGACCGGGTGAGCGGCGACTACACGAAGGGCGCCAGGTTCGTGGTCATGCTGCCGGCGGTATGA
- a CDS encoding dihydroorotate dehydrogenase: MIKSLKNDTMKLTVEAGGLTLTNPTILAAGILGTTGASLKRVASMGAGAVVTKSIGAEPKYGHPNPSMIRLECGYINAMGLPNPSYKEFLPELETAKDSGVPVIASIFGATEAEFIEVAKGLPGASAYELNVSCPHARGYGMQVGTDPALVKAIAHAVKGTVNAPVWVKLTPNVTDITSIGRAAQEGGADAVVAINTLKAIAIDIDSGYPILGNIQGGLSGPAIKPVAVRCVYDLYSALDIPVIGAGGVSSWADAVEFIMAGAAAVEIGSAVYDDIGVFAAVSMGLSDYLDRKNMTLKDLTGMAHRMVKHEADKC; encoded by the coding sequence ATGATAAAGAGTCTTAAGAACGATACCATGAAGCTTACTGTCGAGGCGGGCGGCCTCACACTCACGAATCCCACGATACTGGCGGCGGGCATCCTGGGCACTACCGGGGCGTCCCTCAAAAGAGTCGCCTCCATGGGCGCGGGCGCCGTCGTCACCAAGTCCATCGGCGCAGAGCCCAAATACGGGCACCCCAACCCGTCCATGATCAGGCTCGAGTGCGGGTACATCAACGCCATGGGCCTGCCGAATCCCTCTTATAAGGAATTTTTACCGGAACTGGAGACCGCTAAGGATTCGGGCGTGCCCGTCATCGCGAGCATCTTCGGGGCCACCGAAGCCGAATTCATCGAGGTGGCAAAGGGCCTACCCGGGGCTTCGGCTTACGAGCTGAACGTGAGCTGCCCCCATGCCAGGGGCTACGGGATGCAGGTGGGCACCGATCCGGCCCTCGTGAAGGCCATCGCTCATGCCGTAAAAGGCACCGTGAACGCGCCCGTATGGGTCAAGCTGACGCCCAACGTCACGGATATCACTTCTATCGGCCGGGCGGCGCAGGAGGGAGGCGCAGATGCGGTCGTAGCCATCAACACGCTCAAGGCAATAGCGATCGACATCGACAGCGGATACCCGATACTGGGCAACATTCAGGGCGGCCTCTCCGGGCCTGCCATCAAGCCAGTAGCAGTACGCTGTGTCTATGACCTGTACTCGGCGCTCGACATTCCCGTCATTGGCGCGGGCGGCGTCTCGAGCTGGGCCGACGCGGTCGAGTTCATCATGGCAGGGGCGGCTGCTGTCGAGATCGGCTCCGCGGTTTACGACGATATAGGAGTGTTCGCGGCAGTCTCCATGGGGCTGTCAGACTATCTGGACAGGAAGAACATGACGCTTAAAGACTTAACCGGAATGGCGCACAGGATGGTGAAGCATGAGGCCGATAAGTGCTGA
- a CDS encoding tetratricopeptide repeat protein — MSGIKSFFDTIMGSTKHKNEPFMQRAANPRASIAYSVDVRSNSDSINDIRFVLDEAIREYSEAVRQKPDYAEAHYNLAVAFDDKGLLDDAIREFREAVRLNPDFAEAHFNLGAALDDKGLLDDAIMEYREALRLSPDFARAHYNMGIALGKRNQLDDAVKEFKDALRIDPDYPEVHYNMGVVLGKKGMLDEAIKEFREAIRLKADDAEAHYNLGVSLDYKGLVDEAIREFREAVWLKPDDAEAHYNLGLALSKKGQYDQAIREYREAVRLKPDYAKAHNNLGILLDYRGQLDEAIKEYYAAVRLRPDDPEAHYNLGVALASRNALDEAAQEFRDAVKLRPGYAEAHYKLGYVFCRKGMLDEAVKELREAIWLRPNYSEAHYNLGVVFGKKDLMDDAIRELKDAIRLRPEYAEAHYNLGLAFDYKGLLDDAIREYREAIRLKPDDVKARNNLGVALDDKGLLEETIKEFREVVWLKPDDPQAHYNLGLALSKKGLLDHAIREFREAYRLKPDLAEAFYNLAVVFGKKGLLDEAIREYREAVRLRPDYAEAHYNLATIYSKKNMLDESIREFRESVHLRPEDANAHYYLGLALNKKGLVDNAIREYIEVVRLKPEDAQAHNNLALALFDKGMADESIREFREAIRIKPEYAEAHFNLASVLDKKGLLDEAIGEYGIAIEQRRDDPVSHYNLALALIRKGMLDEAIKELREVVWLKPDDFEARFRLGMAFNEKNMLDDSIRELREALALEPNDPGVHYNLGVVMGKKGMLDEAIVEFKAVLESKPEDVNAHYYLGLAYNYKCMYDEAVGELLAALRLKPDDANTHYNLGVVMANRGQLDDAINEYREALRIKPDYARAHNNLGIILDYRGLVDDAIVEYLAALRLQPEDANAHYNLGLAYDNKGLVDDAVGELRETIRLKPDDANAHYNLGVILGKKGLLKEAIDEYNIAVHLRPDYAEAYYNLGFALDTANMGNMAVEAYRKFIDCAPPQYASYVDHARQRVKDMGNA; from the coding sequence ATGAGCGGCATCAAAAGCTTCTTCGACACCATAATGGGTAGTACGAAACACAAGAACGAACCATTCATGCAGCGGGCAGCGAACCCCAGGGCAAGCATAGCGTACAGCGTGGATGTTCGTTCGAACAGTGATTCCATCAATGACATACGGTTCGTCCTCGACGAGGCGATCAGGGAATATTCCGAAGCGGTAAGGCAGAAGCCTGATTATGCGGAGGCGCACTACAATCTTGCGGTCGCCTTCGACGATAAGGGCCTGCTGGACGACGCTATCCGGGAGTTCCGTGAAGCCGTAAGGCTTAATCCTGATTTTGCGGAGGCGCACTTTAATTTAGGCGCGGCCCTCGACGATAAGGGCCTTCTTGACGACGCCATCATGGAATACCGCGAGGCCCTGCGGTTGAGCCCCGACTTTGCCCGGGCGCACTATAACATGGGCATCGCGCTCGGGAAGAGAAACCAGCTTGACGATGCCGTCAAAGAGTTTAAGGACGCTTTGAGGATCGACCCGGATTATCCCGAAGTCCACTATAACATGGGAGTAGTTCTCGGAAAGAAGGGCATGCTGGACGAGGCCATCAAGGAGTTCCGGGAAGCGATAAGGCTCAAAGCCGACGATGCCGAGGCGCACTATAACCTGGGTGTCTCGCTCGACTATAAAGGGCTCGTAGATGAGGCGATCCGGGAATTCCGCGAGGCCGTCTGGCTAAAGCCCGACGATGCCGAGGCGCACTATAACCTGGGCCTGGCGCTGAGCAAAAAAGGCCAGTACGACCAGGCGATCCGCGAGTACAGGGAAGCAGTGCGGCTCAAGCCCGACTACGCAAAAGCCCATAACAACCTGGGCATTCTTCTCGATTACCGCGGCCAGCTTGACGAGGCCATTAAGGAGTATTATGCCGCTGTCCGGCTCAGGCCCGACGACCCTGAAGCCCACTATAACCTGGGCGTAGCTCTAGCCTCGAGGAACGCGCTGGACGAGGCGGCCCAGGAGTTCCGTGACGCGGTCAAGCTCCGGCCCGGCTATGCCGAGGCCCATTATAAGCTGGGCTACGTATTCTGCAGGAAGGGCATGCTGGACGAGGCGGTCAAAGAATTAAGGGAAGCCATCTGGCTCCGGCCGAACTATTCTGAGGCTCATTATAACCTGGGCGTCGTGTTCGGAAAGAAGGACCTGATGGACGACGCTATTCGCGAGCTGAAGGACGCGATCCGGCTGCGGCCGGAATATGCGGAGGCCCACTATAACCTCGGCCTCGCTTTTGATTACAAAGGGCTGCTGGACGACGCTATACGCGAGTACCGGGAGGCCATTCGGCTGAAGCCGGACGACGTGAAAGCCAGGAACAATCTCGGCGTAGCCCTCGATGATAAAGGGCTTTTGGAGGAGACGATCAAGGAGTTCCGGGAGGTCGTATGGCTGAAGCCGGACGATCCCCAGGCGCACTATAACCTTGGCCTGGCCCTGAGTAAGAAAGGCTTACTCGACCACGCCATCCGTGAATTCCGGGAGGCTTACCGCCTGAAGCCGGACCTCGCCGAGGCATTCTATAATCTGGCAGTCGTCTTCGGCAAGAAGGGCCTGCTCGATGAAGCGATACGCGAGTACCGCGAGGCGGTGCGCCTGAGGCCGGACTATGCGGAGGCCCACTATAACCTGGCCACAATTTACAGTAAAAAGAACATGCTCGACGAGTCGATCCGCGAGTTCCGGGAGTCCGTTCACCTGCGCCCCGAAGACGCGAACGCTCACTATTACCTCGGCCTGGCGCTGAACAAGAAAGGCCTGGTCGATAATGCCATCCGCGAGTACATCGAAGTGGTGCGCCTCAAGCCCGAGGATGCGCAGGCGCATAACAACCTGGCCCTGGCGCTCTTCGATAAGGGCATGGCTGACGAGTCCATCCGCGAGTTCCGCGAGGCCATCAGGATCAAGCCTGAGTACGCCGAAGCGCACTTCAACCTGGCGTCCGTGCTCGATAAGAAGGGCCTGCTCGATGAGGCGATAGGCGAATATGGCATCGCCATCGAGCAGAGGCGGGACGATCCGGTCTCCCACTACAACCTGGCCCTGGCGCTCATCCGGAAAGGCATGCTGGACGAGGCGATCAAAGAGCTGAGAGAGGTCGTCTGGCTGAAGCCCGATGACTTCGAAGCCCGGTTCCGCCTGGGCATGGCGTTCAACGAAAAGAACATGCTCGACGACTCCATCCGCGAGCTGCGTGAAGCGCTGGCGCTTGAGCCGAACGACCCCGGCGTCCACTATAACCTGGGCGTCGTGATGGGCAAGAAGGGCATGCTGGACGAGGCCATCGTCGAGTTCAAGGCGGTGCTTGAGTCGAAGCCGGAGGACGTTAACGCCCACTATTACCTGGGCCTGGCCTATAACTATAAGTGCATGTATGACGAGGCCGTCGGCGAATTGCTCGCCGCTCTCCGCCTAAAGCCGGACGACGCCAACACCCACTATAACCTGGGCGTGGTCATGGCCAACCGCGGCCAGCTCGACGACGCCATCAACGAGTACCGCGAAGCCCTGCGTATCAAGCCCGATTATGCCCGGGCGCACAACAACCTGGGTATCATTTTAGATTACCGGGGCCTGGTCGACGATGCCATCGTCGAATACCTCGCCGCGCTGCGCCTGCAACCCGAAGACGCGAACGCTCACTATAACCTGGGCCTGGCCTACGATAACAAGGGCCTGGTCGATGATGCGGTCGGGGAGCTCCGGGAGACCATTCGCTTGAAGCCGGACGATGCTAACGCGCACTATAACCTCGGCGTCATCCTTGGCAAGAAGGGCCTGCTCAAGGAGGCCATCGACGAGTATAATATCGCCGTGCACCTCAGGCCGGACTATGCCGAGGCGTACTATAACCTGGGCTTTGCGCTGGATACGGCGAATATGGGTAATATGGCCGTCGAGGCTTATCGTAAGTTCATCGACTGTGCTCCGCCGCAGTATGCCAGCTATGTCGATCATGCCCGCCAGCGTGTTAAGGATATGGGCAACGCTTAA
- a CDS encoding dihydroorotate dehydrogenase electron transfer subunit: MRPISAEILEIVEETPTIRTFRLDTSDWLRGRPGQYLMVWVRGVDEVPMTLSYDDAITVQKVGDATEAMFNLKVGDSIGIRGPYGNGWELVGDDILLISGGVGSAPLAPLAEKAAATGVKVTTLAGYRTKDEVHFEDRYRRAGETIVTTDDGTYGQKGFVTGLMTNMNLSKYSQIYCCGPEKMMYRVLSILDGQKLASCAQFSIQRYLKCGIGVCGSCCLDPDGLRVCRDGPVFTGDVLLKAEFGKYARDASGRRMTL; the protein is encoded by the coding sequence ATGAGGCCGATAAGTGCTGAGATACTTGAGATCGTGGAGGAAACGCCCACGATCCGTACTTTCCGTCTGGATACATCGGACTGGCTCCGGGGCAGGCCCGGGCAATACCTTATGGTCTGGGTACGGGGGGTCGATGAGGTGCCCATGACGCTTTCTTATGATGATGCCATTACCGTCCAGAAGGTGGGCGATGCGACGGAGGCCATGTTCAATCTGAAAGTAGGCGACTCCATCGGCATCCGGGGCCCGTACGGGAACGGCTGGGAACTTGTTGGCGACGATATACTGCTCATTTCGGGCGGCGTAGGCTCGGCGCCGCTGGCGCCGCTGGCGGAGAAGGCCGCTGCCACGGGCGTAAAAGTCACGACCCTGGCCGGGTACAGGACCAAGGACGAAGTCCACTTTGAAGACAGATACCGGAGAGCAGGAGAAACCATAGTCACGACCGACGACGGAACATACGGCCAGAAGGGCTTTGTTACGGGATTAATGACCAATATGAACTTAAGCAAGTACTCCCAGATATATTGCTGCGGCCCGGAAAAAATGATGTACCGGGTCCTGAGCATCCTGGACGGGCAAAAGCTGGCATCCTGCGCGCAGTTCAGCATACAGCGCTACCTGAAATGCGGCATCGGCGTATGCGGAAGCTGCTGTCTCGACCCCGACGGCCTGAGGGTATGCCGGGACGGCCCGGTCTTCACGGGAGACGTTCTTTTAAAGGCCGAATTCGGAAAATACGCCCGGGATGCGAGCGGCAGGAGAATGACATTATGA
- a CDS encoding PAS domain-containing sensor histidine kinase, with protein MKSDPGPGEKSGITRNKDTSDKDLIAELEIRVAFLENELRLKHDQTVLDIAERDQAIEKLAEKERFLRNIFECIKDGISVLDKDLNILQVNPAMEKWYGHVTGKKCYQAYHGRSEPCEPCPSIRAIKTGSTQSGVVHDLKGWREIYAFPLVNDRGEVTGVIEHVRDIDERKQAQEALRESEEKYRRVVEAANEGIWIIDRDMRTTFVNDRMSSMLGYTMEEMAGKKIEDFTSDSYLDVLNSDMEMHRRGVKVRHDFQFRRKDGSDLWCMVSATPILDDKGVFAGGVAMITDVTERKRAEEAVRFANAYNRSLIEASIDPLVTISPDGKITDVNMATEVATGISRDDLIGTDFSNYFTDPDMARKGYKKVFEEGSVKDYPLEIRHRDGHITHVLYNASIYRDESGIVIGVFATARDISERKRAEEALVEAKAQAELYLDLLGHDINNMHQIALGYLELARDVSPVAGKSEFLDKPIEVLQRGAQLIQNVRKLRKLKEGVFQTQEVDVCGVLSDVRREFGAVPNKAITLNTNGRERCIIRANELLHDVFANLVSNAIKHTGDRADIAIDLDVLEDHDREYCRVMVEDNGPGIPDDFKDRIFNRMLRGTTKAKGMGLGLYLVKSLVESYGGRVWVEDRVSGDHTKGARFVVMLPTV; from the coding sequence ATGAAATCGGATCCAGGGCCCGGGGAAAAATCAGGCATCACCCGTAATAAAGATACTTCGGATAAGGACCTTATCGCTGAATTAGAAATCCGTGTCGCTTTTCTGGAAAACGAGCTCCGATTAAAGCACGATCAGACTGTCCTGGACATCGCAGAGAGGGATCAGGCCATTGAGAAGCTGGCGGAAAAGGAGAGATTTTTAAGGAACATCTTCGAGTGTATTAAGGACGGCATAAGCGTGCTGGATAAAGACCTGAACATCCTCCAGGTGAATCCCGCTATGGAAAAGTGGTACGGGCATGTAACGGGTAAAAAATGCTACCAGGCCTACCACGGGCGGTCCGAGCCCTGTGAACCGTGCCCGAGTATCCGGGCTATCAAAACGGGATCCACGCAAAGCGGAGTCGTACACGACCTAAAAGGATGGAGAGAAATTTACGCCTTTCCGCTGGTGAACGACCGGGGAGAGGTGACGGGCGTCATCGAGCACGTCCGCGACATCGACGAGCGCAAGCAGGCCCAGGAAGCGCTGCGGGAGAGCGAGGAAAAATACCGCCGTGTGGTGGAGGCGGCCAACGAGGGCATCTGGATCATCGACCGGGATATGAGGACCACGTTCGTCAACGATAGAATGTCCAGCATGCTGGGCTATACGATGGAGGAGATGGCGGGTAAAAAGATCGAAGATTTCACCAGCGACTCCTACCTGGACGTGTTGAATTCTGACATGGAAATGCATCGTCGCGGCGTAAAGGTACGGCATGACTTTCAATTCCGCAGGAAGGACGGCAGCGATCTATGGTGCATGGTATCGGCCACGCCCATACTGGATGATAAGGGGGTTTTTGCCGGCGGCGTAGCGATGATCACCGACGTCACCGAGCGCAAGCGAGCCGAGGAGGCTGTCCGGTTTGCCAATGCGTATAATCGTAGCCTGATCGAGGCGAGCATTGACCCGCTTGTCACGATATCCCCCGATGGCAAGATCACCGATGTGAACATGGCCACCGAGGTAGCGACCGGCATTTCTCGCGATGATCTGATCGGTACGGATTTCTCTAATTACTTCACAGATCCCGACATGGCCCGGAAAGGGTATAAGAAGGTATTCGAGGAAGGCTCGGTGAAGGATTACCCGCTTGAGATCCGGCACAGGGACGGGCACATCACCCACGTCCTCTACAACGCTTCCATATATCGGGACGAGTCGGGTATAGTGATCGGAGTATTTGCCACGGCGCGTGATATCAGCGAGCGTAAGCGGGCCGAGGAGGCGCTCGTGGAAGCAAAAGCCCAGGCCGAATTATATCTCGACCTCCTGGGCCACGATATCAACAACATGCACCAGATCGCCCTGGGATACCTGGAGCTGGCCAGGGATGTGAGCCCGGTCGCCGGCAAGAGCGAGTTTTTAGACAAGCCTATCGAAGTACTGCAGCGAGGCGCCCAGCTCATCCAGAACGTGAGAAAGCTGCGGAAGCTCAAGGAAGGCGTGTTCCAGACCCAGGAAGTCGACGTGTGTGGGGTGCTGAGTGACGTACGACGGGAGTTCGGAGCGGTCCCGAATAAGGCCATAACGCTGAACACTAATGGACGCGAGCGGTGCATCATCCGTGCCAATGAATTGCTGCACGACGTATTCGCCAACCTGGTGAGCAACGCGATCAAGCATACAGGTGACAGGGCGGACATTGCCATTGACCTGGATGTTCTAGAAGATCACGACAGGGAGTATTGCCGTGTGATGGTCGAGGATAACGGGCCAGGCATCCCCGATGATTTCAAGGACAGGATATTCAATCGTATGCTGCGTGGCACCACAAAAGCGAAGGGCATGGGACTCGGACTATATCTGGTCAAGTCGCTCGTTGAAAGTTATGGGGGCCGGGTGTGGGTCGAGGACCGGGTGAGTGGCGACCACACGAAGGGTGCCAGGTTCGTGGTCATGCTGCCAACCGTTTAA
- a CDS encoding fumarylacetoacetate hydrolase family protein: protein MTFIGRFRYHHRVFTGEVFEGKVHSTLGGKEYRLEDLKVLPPCTPTKIVCVGCNYVEHAKELNERIPEEPILFLKPPSSLLASGDGIVYPKQSQRVDYEAELAVVIGRRTRHVKADKAKSHIMGYTCFNDVTARDLQRKDIQWTRAKSFDTFSPVGPFIATDVDPLSIGIKSRLNGKIMQDSNTGDMIFNVYKLVEFISGVMTLEAGDVIATGTPPGVGPMKPGDVVEVEIESIGTLKNKVVS from the coding sequence ATGACGTTTATCGGCAGGTTCAGGTACCACCACAGGGTATTCACCGGCGAAGTGTTCGAAGGCAAAGTCCACTCAACGCTGGGCGGTAAAGAATACAGGCTTGAAGACCTGAAGGTCTTGCCCCCGTGCACGCCGACCAAGATAGTCTGCGTCGGCTGCAACTACGTTGAACACGCGAAAGAGCTGAACGAGCGTATCCCCGAGGAGCCCATACTGTTCCTGAAGCCGCCTTCCAGCCTTCTGGCGAGCGGCGACGGCATCGTCTACCCGAAGCAGTCGCAGCGTGTGGACTATGAGGCCGAGCTGGCCGTCGTGATCGGCAGGCGGACGCGGCACGTGAAGGCGGATAAGGCTAAAAGCCATATCATGGGCTATACGTGCTTCAACGACGTCACGGCACGGGACCTCCAGAGAAAGGACATCCAGTGGACCCGTGCTAAGAGCTTTGACACGTTCTCGCCCGTAGGCCCATTTATCGCGACCGACGTCGACCCGCTCAGCATCGGGATAAAGTCCCGGCTCAACGGTAAGATAATGCAGGACTCGAACACCGGGGACATGATCTTCAACGTCTATAAGCTGGTGGAGTTCATCTCCGGGGTCATGACGCTGGAAGCGGGCGACGTGATCGCTACGGGAACTCCGCCGGGAGTCGGCCCTATGAAACCCGGCGACGTCGTCGAGGTCGAGATCGAGAGCATCGGAACCCTGAAGAATAAGGTCGTGTCCTGA